One Helianthus annuus cultivar XRQ/B chromosome 12, HanXRQr2.0-SUNRISE, whole genome shotgun sequence genomic region harbors:
- the LOC110895733 gene encoding telomerase reverse transcriptase isoform X2, with protein MRKVRKRVPEVLWKLFGKRAQSLAEALLSLIPPATLQCRCKGSRACLRCRSSDTERMSFLLREDDPSHYRTLLNHCFVVLFHTAPSPPPFDYHSRFSQIELVRKTIEMILSENISTKNVICTGYNKHKRSSTALEALTSSSWNLLLKRVGDGLMVHLLKHSLIFMPLNRKKHHQVAGIAINDLCWQHLKNHQHSSGVPERHHKADSVFMNIDIPESSLSCHGDSTVRVDLSQENGVLSRKRLRSRACRRKRKRRKLSSQYTKSSLPEKMKSLCSCCSVWQTLQKVSTKNQINKRPMLYKLERTSSILPEKHIINSLRPNACGANALFKDIFDVCSALQPTQCTHSNDTCVVGATCLYHSLHKRLKILIRKASHCPRVKLLNKHILDQSSTSEQSSELSCSKRQVVSFVWAACMNIIPRELLGNWRILRKNISKFIRLRIYEKFSLHQCMYKLKISDFQFLSAICNSGIIRKLLERWTYWVFAFIVVPLLQANFYVTESEHGKLQVFFYEKSVWEKLMKTSIGCLKDECYRLVNVTSVKQIVSCRRFGFSRVRFRPKANGIRPLANLKSSSRLQISHSIKEFKAVNVVLQDLHAALKDVQIKAPEKLGSSVFSYNDVHRNLRNFISRVKSGSSTLPRMYMVVADVQKAYDSIDQDKLLHLMKDVIVDDHLLHQTHQIIASNQHFQVLPYINLCKQFRSHAQSHSSHSIILDQGRSRIAAKDDLHFNLQQHVKNNLLYIDQRFYQQNVGIPQGSILSSLLCSFYFGHMETTKLVPFLDKITKSDFMLLRFIDDFLFISTSKKLALGFFSRLERGFCEYNCSMNKEKFGLSFDFGQIKSKLNWSDFDGNGNKFVRWSGLLINCKTLEVQADYTRYLNAHLRSTLTVCWQGNPGQHFRKKMCDYLRPKCHPIFYDSNINSAAVVRLNIHQAFLLCAMKFHCYACDLSDICTFDSRSYLDIICKSLSFGVGGLTGSSLFIPWDRVLFFRYMYRLMKRRVFSMQVDPGLRPFIRVRRREVDWLGLTAYVEVLKRKQSRYNELLYLLELKLKSVTIESPDLKSAADKSNSSVLWKIKY; from the exons ATGAGGAAGGTGAGGAAGAGAGTACCTGAGGTGCTATGGAAATTGTTTGGAAAGCGCGCTCAAAGCCTCGCGGAAGCCTTACTTTCCTTGATCCCTCCGGCGACGCTTCAATGCCGCTGCAAGGGCAGTCGGGCTTGTCTTCGATGCCGCTCCTCCGACACTGAGCGTATGTCGTTTTTGCTCCGAGAAGACGATCCATCCCACTACCGTACCCTCCTCAATCACTGCTTTGTCGTCCTCTTCCACACTGCGCCATCTCCTCCTCCTTTCGATTACCATTCTCGCTTCTCCCAGATAGAG CTTGTTAGAAAGACCATTGAAATGATATTATCTGAGAACATATCCACAAAGAATGTAATATGCACAGGCTATAACAAG CACAAGCGTTCAAGCACTGCTTTAGAAGCTCTAACGTCATCCTCATGGAATCTGCTTCTAAAGAGG GTAGGAGATGGGCTCATGGTTCATTTATTGAAACATTCTTTAATATTTATGCCTCTCAATAGAAAGAAACATCATCAGGTAGCAGGAATTGCCATTAATGACTTATGCTGGCAACACTTGAAGAATCACCAGCATTCATCAG GTGTTCCTGAGAGGCACCATAAAGCTGATTCTGTCTTTATGAATATCGATATTCCAGAAAGTTCTCTGAGTTGTCATGGAGATTCCACAGTTCGTGTCGACTTAAGTCAAGAAAATGGAGTCCTGTCTAGGAAGCGATTAAGATCACGTGCTTGCAGACGCAAGCGTAAACGTAGGAAGCTTTCGTCTCAGTACACAAAAAGTTCATTACCTGAGAAG ATGAAATCCCTGTGCTCATGTTGTTCAGTCTGGCAAACACTACAGAAAGTTTCGACAAAAAATCAGATTAATAAGCGACCCATGTTATATAAATTGGAACGCACATCGTCAATTCTTCCAGAAAAAC ATATAATTAATTCTCTGAGGCCTAATGCTTGTGGTGCAAATGCTCTGTTCAAGGACATTTTTGATGTCTGCTCAGCTCTTCAGCCAACCCAATGCACTCACAGCAATGACACATGCGTCGTTGGAGCGACATGCCT ATATCACTCTCTTCACAAGCGGCTCAAGATTCTTATACGCAAAGCAAGTCATTGCCCACGAGTAAAGTTACTGAATAAGCATATCTTGGATCAAAGCTCCACATCTGAG CAATCTTCAGAGTTATCTTGCTCAAAACGCCAGGTGGTGTCGTTTGTATGGGCTGCTTGTATGAACATTATCCCCCGGGAACTGCTTGGAAATTGGAGGATTCTAAGGAAGAATATATCTAAGTTCATCAGGCTACGGATATACGAGAAGTTTTCTCTACATCAGTGCATGTATAAACTGAAAATATCAGACTTTCAGTTCCTATCAGCTATCTGCAATTCGGGTATCATTCGGAAGCTTCTAGAAAGATGGACATATTGGGTGTTTGCGTTCATTGTAGTGCCGTTGCTGCAAGCTAACTTTTATGTAACTGAAAGTGAGCATGGGAAGTTACAAGTGTTCTTCTACGAGAAATCAGTCTGGGAAAAACTGATGAAAACCTCAATTGGATGCTTAAAGGATGAATGTTACAGGTTGGTAAATGTGACTTCTGTTAAACAAATAGTGAGTTGTAGAAGATTTGGTTTCTCTAGGGTTAGATTCCGGCCAAAAGCTAACGGAATACGACCACTGGCTAATCTTAAATCGTCATCGCGACTGCAAATTTCACATTCTATTAAGGAATTCAAGGCCGTAAATGTCGTTCTTCAGGATCTACATGCCGCCTTAAAAGATGTGCAAATTAAAGCTCCTGAAAAATTAGGTTCGTCAGTGTTCAGTTACAATGACGTGCACAGAAACTTGAGGAATTTTATATCTCGAGTAAAAAGCGGATCCAGCACGTTGCCTCGCATGTATATGGTTGTCGCTGATGTTCAAAAAGCTTATGATTCCATCGATCAGGATAAACTGCTTCATCTGATGAAAGATGTTATAGTGGATGATCATCTCCTGCATCAAACACACCAAATTATCGCCTCAAACCAACATTTTCAAGTGCTTCCATACATCAATTTGTGTAAACAGTTCCGATCTCATGCTCAGAGTCACTCATCTCATAGCATTATTCTCGATCAG GGAAGAAGCAGAATAGCAGCGAAAGATGATCTCCATTTTAATCTTCAACAACATGTGAAGAACAACCTGCTGTATATAGATCAAAGATTTTACCAGCAAAATGTTGGCATACCACAAGGAAGCATTTTGTCTTCATTACTCTGCTCATTCTACTTTGGACACATGGAAACTACCAAACTGGTTCCATTTTTAGACAAGATAACCAAATCTGATTTCATGCTGCTTAGGTTTATCGATGATTTTCTTTTTATATCAACCTCAAAGAAACTAGCCCTTGGGTTCTTTTCCAGGCTAGAAAGAGGATTCTGCGAGTACAACTGCAGCATGAACAAAGAAAAATTCGGTTTAAGTTTTGACTTTGGCCAAATAAAGTCAAAATTAAACTGGTCCGATTTCGATGGAAATGGTAATAAGTTTGTTAGATGGAGTGGTTTGCTCATCAATTGCAAGACTCTAGAAGTTCAGGCAGACTACACAAGGTACCTGAATGCCCATTTAAGATCCACTCTTACAGTGTGTTGGCAAGGGAATCCTGGTCAACATTTCAGgaaaaaaatgtgtgattattTGCGACCCAAATGTCACCCCATCTTTTATGATTCAAATATTAATTCAGCAGCAGTTGTCAGGTTGAATATCCATCAAGCGTTTCTTCTATGCGCGATGAAGTTCCATTGCTACGCATGTGATTTATCTGACATCTGTACTTTTGACTCCAGATCTTATTTGGACATCATCTGCAAGTCTCTGAG TTTTGGAGTTGGGGGTCTCACCGGAAGCAGCCTCTTTATCCCTtgggatagag TCTTATTTTTCAGGTATATGTATAGGCTTATGAAGAGAAGAGTGTTTTCCATGCAAGTCGATCCTGGTTTACGGCCATTTATTAGAGTGAGAAGGAGGGAAGTTGACTGGCTTGGATTAACCGCTTACGTTGAAGTCCTAAAGCGAAAGCAATCACGATACAATGAACTATTATATTTATTGGAGTTGAAGTTGAAATCGGTTACCATTGAATCACCGGACTTAAAGTCTGCTGCTGATAAATCCAACTCCTCGGTACTATGGAAAATAAAGTACTGA
- the LOC110895733 gene encoding telomerase reverse transcriptase isoform X9, with translation MRKVRKRVPEVLWKLFGKRAQSLAEALLSLIPPATLQCRCKGSRACLRCRSSDTERMSFLLREDDPSHYRTLLNHCFVVLFHTAPSPPPFDYHSRFSQIELVRKTIEMILSENISTKNVICTGYNKHKRSSTALEALTSSSWNLLLKRVGDGLMVHLLKHSLIFMPLNRKKHHQVAGIAINDLCWQHLKNHQHSSESSLSCHGDSTVRVDLSQENGVLSRKRLRSRACRRKRKRRKLSSQYTKSSLPEKMKSLCSCCSVWQTLQKVSTKNQINKRPMLYKLERTSSILPEKHIINSLRPNACGANALFKDIFDVCSALQPTQCTHSNDTCVVGATCLYHSLHKRLKILIRKASHCPRVKLLNKHILDQSSTSEQSSELSCSKRQVVSFVWAACMNIIPRELLGNWRILRKNISKFIRLRIYEKFSLHQCMYKLKISDFQFLSAICNSGIIRKLLERWTYWVFAFIVVPLLQANFYVTESEHGKLQVFFYEKSVWEKLMKTSIGCLKDECYRLVNVTSVKQIVSCRRFGFSRVRFRPKANGIRPLANLKSSSRLQISHSIKEFKAVNVVLQDLHAALKDVQIKAPEKLGSSVFSYNDVHRNLRNFISRVKSGSSTLPRMYMVVADVQKAYDSIDQDKLLHLMKDVIVDDHLLHQTHQIIASNQHFQVLPYINLCKQFRSHAQSHSSHSIILDQGRSRIAAKDDLHFNLQQHVKNNLLYIDQRFYQQNVGIPQGSILSSLLCSFYFGHMETTKLVPFLDKITKSDFMLLRFIDDFLFISTSKKLALGFFSRLERGFCEYNCSMNKEKFGLSFDFGQIKSKLNWSDFDGNGNKFVRWSGLLINCKTLEVQADYTRYLNAHLRSTLTVCWQGNPGQHFRKKMCDYLRPKCHPIFYDSNINSAAVVRLNIHQAFLLCAMKFHCYACDLSDICTFDSRSYLDIICKSLRYMYRLMKRRVFSMQVDPGLRPFIRVRRREVDWLGLTAYVEVLKRKQSRYNELLYLLELKLKSVTIESPDLKSAADKSNSSVLWKIKY, from the exons ATGAGGAAGGTGAGGAAGAGAGTACCTGAGGTGCTATGGAAATTGTTTGGAAAGCGCGCTCAAAGCCTCGCGGAAGCCTTACTTTCCTTGATCCCTCCGGCGACGCTTCAATGCCGCTGCAAGGGCAGTCGGGCTTGTCTTCGATGCCGCTCCTCCGACACTGAGCGTATGTCGTTTTTGCTCCGAGAAGACGATCCATCCCACTACCGTACCCTCCTCAATCACTGCTTTGTCGTCCTCTTCCACACTGCGCCATCTCCTCCTCCTTTCGATTACCATTCTCGCTTCTCCCAGATAGAG CTTGTTAGAAAGACCATTGAAATGATATTATCTGAGAACATATCCACAAAGAATGTAATATGCACAGGCTATAACAAG CACAAGCGTTCAAGCACTGCTTTAGAAGCTCTAACGTCATCCTCATGGAATCTGCTTCTAAAGAGG GTAGGAGATGGGCTCATGGTTCATTTATTGAAACATTCTTTAATATTTATGCCTCTCAATAGAAAGAAACATCATCAGGTAGCAGGAATTGCCATTAATGACTTATGCTGGCAACACTTGAAGAATCACCAGCATTCATCAG AAAGTTCTCTGAGTTGTCATGGAGATTCCACAGTTCGTGTCGACTTAAGTCAAGAAAATGGAGTCCTGTCTAGGAAGCGATTAAGATCACGTGCTTGCAGACGCAAGCGTAAACGTAGGAAGCTTTCGTCTCAGTACACAAAAAGTTCATTACCTGAGAAG ATGAAATCCCTGTGCTCATGTTGTTCAGTCTGGCAAACACTACAGAAAGTTTCGACAAAAAATCAGATTAATAAGCGACCCATGTTATATAAATTGGAACGCACATCGTCAATTCTTCCAGAAAAAC ATATAATTAATTCTCTGAGGCCTAATGCTTGTGGTGCAAATGCTCTGTTCAAGGACATTTTTGATGTCTGCTCAGCTCTTCAGCCAACCCAATGCACTCACAGCAATGACACATGCGTCGTTGGAGCGACATGCCT ATATCACTCTCTTCACAAGCGGCTCAAGATTCTTATACGCAAAGCAAGTCATTGCCCACGAGTAAAGTTACTGAATAAGCATATCTTGGATCAAAGCTCCACATCTGAG CAATCTTCAGAGTTATCTTGCTCAAAACGCCAGGTGGTGTCGTTTGTATGGGCTGCTTGTATGAACATTATCCCCCGGGAACTGCTTGGAAATTGGAGGATTCTAAGGAAGAATATATCTAAGTTCATCAGGCTACGGATATACGAGAAGTTTTCTCTACATCAGTGCATGTATAAACTGAAAATATCAGACTTTCAGTTCCTATCAGCTATCTGCAATTCGGGTATCATTCGGAAGCTTCTAGAAAGATGGACATATTGGGTGTTTGCGTTCATTGTAGTGCCGTTGCTGCAAGCTAACTTTTATGTAACTGAAAGTGAGCATGGGAAGTTACAAGTGTTCTTCTACGAGAAATCAGTCTGGGAAAAACTGATGAAAACCTCAATTGGATGCTTAAAGGATGAATGTTACAGGTTGGTAAATGTGACTTCTGTTAAACAAATAGTGAGTTGTAGAAGATTTGGTTTCTCTAGGGTTAGATTCCGGCCAAAAGCTAACGGAATACGACCACTGGCTAATCTTAAATCGTCATCGCGACTGCAAATTTCACATTCTATTAAGGAATTCAAGGCCGTAAATGTCGTTCTTCAGGATCTACATGCCGCCTTAAAAGATGTGCAAATTAAAGCTCCTGAAAAATTAGGTTCGTCAGTGTTCAGTTACAATGACGTGCACAGAAACTTGAGGAATTTTATATCTCGAGTAAAAAGCGGATCCAGCACGTTGCCTCGCATGTATATGGTTGTCGCTGATGTTCAAAAAGCTTATGATTCCATCGATCAGGATAAACTGCTTCATCTGATGAAAGATGTTATAGTGGATGATCATCTCCTGCATCAAACACACCAAATTATCGCCTCAAACCAACATTTTCAAGTGCTTCCATACATCAATTTGTGTAAACAGTTCCGATCTCATGCTCAGAGTCACTCATCTCATAGCATTATTCTCGATCAG GGAAGAAGCAGAATAGCAGCGAAAGATGATCTCCATTTTAATCTTCAACAACATGTGAAGAACAACCTGCTGTATATAGATCAAAGATTTTACCAGCAAAATGTTGGCATACCACAAGGAAGCATTTTGTCTTCATTACTCTGCTCATTCTACTTTGGACACATGGAAACTACCAAACTGGTTCCATTTTTAGACAAGATAACCAAATCTGATTTCATGCTGCTTAGGTTTATCGATGATTTTCTTTTTATATCAACCTCAAAGAAACTAGCCCTTGGGTTCTTTTCCAGGCTAGAAAGAGGATTCTGCGAGTACAACTGCAGCATGAACAAAGAAAAATTCGGTTTAAGTTTTGACTTTGGCCAAATAAAGTCAAAATTAAACTGGTCCGATTTCGATGGAAATGGTAATAAGTTTGTTAGATGGAGTGGTTTGCTCATCAATTGCAAGACTCTAGAAGTTCAGGCAGACTACACAAGGTACCTGAATGCCCATTTAAGATCCACTCTTACAGTGTGTTGGCAAGGGAATCCTGGTCAACATTTCAGgaaaaaaatgtgtgattattTGCGACCCAAATGTCACCCCATCTTTTATGATTCAAATATTAATTCAGCAGCAGTTGTCAGGTTGAATATCCATCAAGCGTTTCTTCTATGCGCGATGAAGTTCCATTGCTACGCATGTGATTTATCTGACATCTGTACTTTTGACTCCAGATCTTATTTGGACATCATCTGCAAGTCTCTGAG GTATATGTATAGGCTTATGAAGAGAAGAGTGTTTTCCATGCAAGTCGATCCTGGTTTACGGCCATTTATTAGAGTGAGAAGGAGGGAAGTTGACTGGCTTGGATTAACCGCTTACGTTGAAGTCCTAAAGCGAAAGCAATCACGATACAATGAACTATTATATTTATTGGAGTTGAAGTTGAAATCGGTTACCATTGAATCACCGGACTTAAAGTCTGCTGCTGATAAATCCAACTCCTCGGTACTATGGAAAATAAAGTACTGA
- the LOC110895733 gene encoding telomerase reverse transcriptase isoform X6 — protein sequence MRKVRKRVPEVLWKLFGKRAQSLAEALLSLIPPATLQCRCKGSRACLRCRSSDTERMSFLLREDDPSHYRTLLNHCFVVLFHTAPSPPPFDYHSRFSQIELVRKTIEMILSENISTKNVICTGYNKHKRSSTALEALTSSSWNLLLKRVAGIAINDLCWQHLKNHQHSSGVPERHHKADSVFMNIDIPESSLSCHGDSTVRVDLSQENGVLSRKRLRSRACRRKRKRRKLSSQYTKSSLPEKCMLYNPQMKSLCSCCSVWQTLQKVSTKNQINKRPMLYKLERTSSILPEKHIINSLRPNACGANALFKDIFDVCSALQPTQCTHSNDTCVVGATCLYHSLHKRLKILIRKASHCPRVKLLNKHILDQSSTSEQSSELSCSKRQVVSFVWAACMNIIPRELLGNWRILRKNISKFIRLRIYEKFSLHQCMYKLKISDFQFLSAICNSGIIRKLLERWTYWVFAFIVVPLLQANFYVTESEHGKLQVFFYEKSVWEKLMKTSIGCLKDECYRLVNVTSVKQIVSCRRFGFSRVRFRPKANGIRPLANLKSSSRLQISHSIKEFKAVNVVLQDLHAALKDVQIKAPEKLGSSVFSYNDVHRNLRNFISRVKSGSSTLPRMYMVVADVQKAYDSIDQDKLLHLMKDVIVDDHLLHQTHQIIASNQHFQVLPYINLCKQFRSHAQSHSSHSIILDQGRSRIAAKDDLHFNLQQHVKNNLLYIDQRFYQQNVGIPQGSILSSLLCSFYFGHMETTKLVPFLDKITKSDFMLLRFIDDFLFISTSKKLALGFFSRLERGFCEYNCSMNKEKFGLSFDFGQIKSKLNWSDFDGNGNKFVRWSGLLINCKTLEVQADYTRYLNAHLRSTLTVCWQGNPGQHFRKKMCDYLRPKCHPIFYDSNINSAAVVRLNIHQAFLLCAMKFHCYACDLSDICTFDSRSYLDIICKSLSFGVGGLTGSSLFIPWDRVLFFRYMYRLMKRRVFSMQVDPGLRPFIRVRRREVDWLGLTAYVEVLKRKQSRYNELLYLLELKLKSVTIESPDLKSAADKSNSSVLWKIKY from the exons ATGAGGAAGGTGAGGAAGAGAGTACCTGAGGTGCTATGGAAATTGTTTGGAAAGCGCGCTCAAAGCCTCGCGGAAGCCTTACTTTCCTTGATCCCTCCGGCGACGCTTCAATGCCGCTGCAAGGGCAGTCGGGCTTGTCTTCGATGCCGCTCCTCCGACACTGAGCGTATGTCGTTTTTGCTCCGAGAAGACGATCCATCCCACTACCGTACCCTCCTCAATCACTGCTTTGTCGTCCTCTTCCACACTGCGCCATCTCCTCCTCCTTTCGATTACCATTCTCGCTTCTCCCAGATAGAG CTTGTTAGAAAGACCATTGAAATGATATTATCTGAGAACATATCCACAAAGAATGTAATATGCACAGGCTATAACAAG CACAAGCGTTCAAGCACTGCTTTAGAAGCTCTAACGTCATCCTCATGGAATCTGCTTCTAAAGAGG GTAGCAGGAATTGCCATTAATGACTTATGCTGGCAACACTTGAAGAATCACCAGCATTCATCAG GTGTTCCTGAGAGGCACCATAAAGCTGATTCTGTCTTTATGAATATCGATATTCCAGAAAGTTCTCTGAGTTGTCATGGAGATTCCACAGTTCGTGTCGACTTAAGTCAAGAAAATGGAGTCCTGTCTAGGAAGCGATTAAGATCACGTGCTTGCAGACGCAAGCGTAAACGTAGGAAGCTTTCGTCTCAGTACACAAAAAGTTCATTACCTGAGAAG TGTATGTTATATAATCCACAGATGAAATCCCTGTGCTCATGTTGTTCAGTCTGGCAAACACTACAGAAAGTTTCGACAAAAAATCAGATTAATAAGCGACCCATGTTATATAAATTGGAACGCACATCGTCAATTCTTCCAGAAAAAC ATATAATTAATTCTCTGAGGCCTAATGCTTGTGGTGCAAATGCTCTGTTCAAGGACATTTTTGATGTCTGCTCAGCTCTTCAGCCAACCCAATGCACTCACAGCAATGACACATGCGTCGTTGGAGCGACATGCCT ATATCACTCTCTTCACAAGCGGCTCAAGATTCTTATACGCAAAGCAAGTCATTGCCCACGAGTAAAGTTACTGAATAAGCATATCTTGGATCAAAGCTCCACATCTGAG CAATCTTCAGAGTTATCTTGCTCAAAACGCCAGGTGGTGTCGTTTGTATGGGCTGCTTGTATGAACATTATCCCCCGGGAACTGCTTGGAAATTGGAGGATTCTAAGGAAGAATATATCTAAGTTCATCAGGCTACGGATATACGAGAAGTTTTCTCTACATCAGTGCATGTATAAACTGAAAATATCAGACTTTCAGTTCCTATCAGCTATCTGCAATTCGGGTATCATTCGGAAGCTTCTAGAAAGATGGACATATTGGGTGTTTGCGTTCATTGTAGTGCCGTTGCTGCAAGCTAACTTTTATGTAACTGAAAGTGAGCATGGGAAGTTACAAGTGTTCTTCTACGAGAAATCAGTCTGGGAAAAACTGATGAAAACCTCAATTGGATGCTTAAAGGATGAATGTTACAGGTTGGTAAATGTGACTTCTGTTAAACAAATAGTGAGTTGTAGAAGATTTGGTTTCTCTAGGGTTAGATTCCGGCCAAAAGCTAACGGAATACGACCACTGGCTAATCTTAAATCGTCATCGCGACTGCAAATTTCACATTCTATTAAGGAATTCAAGGCCGTAAATGTCGTTCTTCAGGATCTACATGCCGCCTTAAAAGATGTGCAAATTAAAGCTCCTGAAAAATTAGGTTCGTCAGTGTTCAGTTACAATGACGTGCACAGAAACTTGAGGAATTTTATATCTCGAGTAAAAAGCGGATCCAGCACGTTGCCTCGCATGTATATGGTTGTCGCTGATGTTCAAAAAGCTTATGATTCCATCGATCAGGATAAACTGCTTCATCTGATGAAAGATGTTATAGTGGATGATCATCTCCTGCATCAAACACACCAAATTATCGCCTCAAACCAACATTTTCAAGTGCTTCCATACATCAATTTGTGTAAACAGTTCCGATCTCATGCTCAGAGTCACTCATCTCATAGCATTATTCTCGATCAG GGAAGAAGCAGAATAGCAGCGAAAGATGATCTCCATTTTAATCTTCAACAACATGTGAAGAACAACCTGCTGTATATAGATCAAAGATTTTACCAGCAAAATGTTGGCATACCACAAGGAAGCATTTTGTCTTCATTACTCTGCTCATTCTACTTTGGACACATGGAAACTACCAAACTGGTTCCATTTTTAGACAAGATAACCAAATCTGATTTCATGCTGCTTAGGTTTATCGATGATTTTCTTTTTATATCAACCTCAAAGAAACTAGCCCTTGGGTTCTTTTCCAGGCTAGAAAGAGGATTCTGCGAGTACAACTGCAGCATGAACAAAGAAAAATTCGGTTTAAGTTTTGACTTTGGCCAAATAAAGTCAAAATTAAACTGGTCCGATTTCGATGGAAATGGTAATAAGTTTGTTAGATGGAGTGGTTTGCTCATCAATTGCAAGACTCTAGAAGTTCAGGCAGACTACACAAGGTACCTGAATGCCCATTTAAGATCCACTCTTACAGTGTGTTGGCAAGGGAATCCTGGTCAACATTTCAGgaaaaaaatgtgtgattattTGCGACCCAAATGTCACCCCATCTTTTATGATTCAAATATTAATTCAGCAGCAGTTGTCAGGTTGAATATCCATCAAGCGTTTCTTCTATGCGCGATGAAGTTCCATTGCTACGCATGTGATTTATCTGACATCTGTACTTTTGACTCCAGATCTTATTTGGACATCATCTGCAAGTCTCTGAG TTTTGGAGTTGGGGGTCTCACCGGAAGCAGCCTCTTTATCCCTtgggatagag TCTTATTTTTCAGGTATATGTATAGGCTTATGAAGAGAAGAGTGTTTTCCATGCAAGTCGATCCTGGTTTACGGCCATTTATTAGAGTGAGAAGGAGGGAAGTTGACTGGCTTGGATTAACCGCTTACGTTGAAGTCCTAAAGCGAAAGCAATCACGATACAATGAACTATTATATTTATTGGAGTTGAAGTTGAAATCGGTTACCATTGAATCACCGGACTTAAAGTCTGCTGCTGATAAATCCAACTCCTCGGTACTATGGAAAATAAAGTACTGA